The sequence GCGAGGCGAACCCGTGCTCCTCACCGGACCGCGGGCAGGGCCAGTGGCGCTGTTCGGCGAAGAGGCGGGAGGCGTCCGCGGCCACCCTGCACACGACCGTCTCGTCCCCGGACCGGGAGACCAGCCAGCAGGAGCGGTCGCGCACCAGGAACGAGTCATGCCGGGTGGAGCAGTCGCGGTAACCCGGCAGTTCCTGTTCGGCGAGGAGTTCGGCGGTGTGGCATGCGTAGTTCATGATCCTGGATCATGGACGTCCGATCAGCGCCCGTCGGTTCCCGGGCCCTTGCCGCCGCCCGTGGAAAAGGGCGCGCGTGGCGGGTGGGCGCCGCAGTACCGTCGGCCGGTGCTCGATGACGACGGTTACTTCGGAGAGTCGGTAGCGGCCACGTACGACGAGTCGGCCGCGGGGATGTTCGAGGCGGAGGTCGTGGAACCGGCCGTCGGCTTCCTGGCGGAGCTGGCGGGTGAGGGGGGCCGGGCCCTGGAGCTGGGCGTCGGCACCGGACGGATCGCGCTGCCGCTCGCGGGGCGCGGGGTCGAGGTGCACGGCGTCGATCTGTCCCGGGCGATGGTGGAGCGGCTGCGGGCCAAGCCGGGCGGGGACGGGATCGGGGTGACGATCGGGGACTTCGCGACCACGAGGGTGGACGGCACCTTCTCCCTCGCCTACCTCGTCTACAACACGATCATGAATCTGACCTCGCAGGACGCCCAGGTGGACTGCTTTTGCAACGCCGCGGCCCATCTGGAGCCCGGCGGCCGCTTCGTCGTCGAGGTCGGGGTGCCCGATCTGCGGCGGCTGCCGCCCGGGCAGGACGCGGTGCCCTTCCGTGTGGACGGCGGGCGGCTGGGCTTCGATCTCTACGACGTGGCGACGCAGTCGCTCACCTCGCACCATGTGGAGGTCGTGGACGGCCGCGGTACATATCTGGCGGTCCCGTTCCGGTACGTGTGGCCGGCCGAGCTGGACCTGATGGCCCGGCTCGCGGGGCTGCGGCTGCGCGAGCGGTGGGACGGCTGGACCCGGGAGCCCTTCACCGGCGAGAGCCGACAGCATGTGTCGGTGTGGGAGAAACCCGCCCGCTGACGCCGTCCGGCGCCCGCTGACGCCTACTGACCCTCGGCCGGAAGGGGCGGCACCTTGCTCCGGCCCACCTGGGTCCGTACCGCGCCGATGCTCGCCGCGATGACCAGGGCGATCGCGGCGGCCTCCGCGGCGGACAGGGCCTGGCCGAGGATCAGGAAGCCGGCCGTCGCCGCGAGGGCCGGCTCCAGGCTCATCAGGATGGCGAAGGTGGAGG is a genomic window of Streptomyces griseochromogenes containing:
- a CDS encoding class I SAM-dependent methyltransferase; its protein translation is MLDDDGYFGESVAATYDESAAGMFEAEVVEPAVGFLAELAGEGGRALELGVGTGRIALPLAGRGVEVHGVDLSRAMVERLRAKPGGDGIGVTIGDFATTRVDGTFSLAYLVYNTIMNLTSQDAQVDCFCNAAAHLEPGGRFVVEVGVPDLRRLPPGQDAVPFRVDGGRLGFDLYDVATQSLTSHHVEVVDGRGTYLAVPFRYVWPAELDLMARLAGLRLRERWDGWTREPFTGESRQHVSVWEKPAR